In a genomic window of Egibacteraceae bacterium:
- a CDS encoding CsoS2 family carboxysome shell protein: MGMYAVQADDSGELAELQHAARDGRTAAMSRRRQLSQGKQALSGNGAPPAAENLQVNGAGAPPAAATGQGASNGTQGAPRGTAVATDGVGDVHLGRALSMQRRRQMSQGKRALDGDGASPAAADGQGASNGTQGAPGGPAVATAGVGDAHLGRVLSMQRRRQLSQGKQALDGEAGAGAGAPPAAAGGQGAPSGAHGAPGGPAVATAGVADAHLGRALSMQRRRQLSQGKQALDGGGDGVAAAPRAGAPPAAEKPQVDGVGSGREQARARRAEASRLGSAGISRPQREGGVRYPPKVIVSPTHGGQGVTGLRIGPGVRVTGDEPGAALPVSGTQYVAADGSAPALGAGPKVGLVRTPQGLVVSGTTVRGKVPITGDEAGEHLRITGEAEQKLDDDLTPRSDGAYRSTQFPRRADPHGATAVIQPGIAASHGDGPGLATTDGGLAVTGTAVGRSARVTGNEAGVCRPITGDQYQDLSSYSSECGGTGGGTAPAAHLNRARLDPVTAGKVTVAQTWGGQRVTGPSVEHRPNVTGDEPGACRPLTGTPYQGPSTIFGWCEPDEGESAAQRLASRPEGVAVTGDLPVPAEAVTGTERGQRHTVTGTSYYGDLRAAEPAADDWARWQPFPGALARRLAGRESDDAETDNAAPPASTVPGSITGSFAVGEGKVTGNNEFLFRPRLNRNGKPPAVTGEGRTDGRPITGSPAAWTAHDRVTGTEGYIAAGRNPSEGGGEPNGWAGALKFRHLATPGAPPEDQKVTGRSGWNPKAAAMVTVSGGGQG; this comes from the coding sequence ATGGGAATGTACGCGGTCCAAGCCGACGACAGCGGTGAGCTGGCCGAGCTGCAACATGCTGCCCGTGACGGCCGCACCGCGGCGATGTCGCGCCGCCGCCAGCTGTCCCAGGGCAAGCAGGCGCTGAGCGGCAACGGCGCGCCTCCCGCCGCGGAGAACCTGCAGGTCAACGGCGCGGGGGCTCCGCCCGCCGCTGCCACCGGTCAAGGCGCGTCGAACGGCACGCAAGGGGCTCCGAGGGGGACGGCGGTCGCGACCGACGGCGTGGGCGACGTCCACCTCGGCCGCGCCCTCTCCATGCAACGCCGCCGCCAGATGTCCCAGGGCAAGCGGGCGCTGGACGGCGACGGCGCGTCGCCCGCCGCCGCCGACGGTCAAGGCGCGTCGAACGGCACGCAAGGGGCTCCGGGGGGGCCGGCGGTCGCGACCGCCGGCGTGGGCGACGCCCACCTCGGCCGCGTCCTCTCCATGCAACGCCGCCGTCAGCTGTCTCAGGGCAAGCAGGCGCTGGACGGCGAGGCCGGCGCGGGCGCCGGCGCGCCGCCCGCCGCCGCCGGCGGTCAGGGCGCTCCGAGCGGCGCGCACGGGGCTCCGGGGGGGCCGGCGGTCGCGACCGCCGGCGTGGCCGACGCCCACCTCGGCCGCGCGCTTTCCATGCAGCGCCGCCGTCAGCTGTCCCAGGGCAAGCAGGCGCTGGACGGCGGCGGTGACGGGGTGGCGGCTGCACCCCGTGCCGGCGCGCCGCCCGCCGCGGAGAAGCCGCAGGTGGACGGCGTTGGCTCGGGTCGTGAGCAGGCCCGGGCTCGGCGCGCCGAGGCGAGCCGCCTCGGCAGCGCAGGGATCAGCAGGCCCCAGCGGGAGGGCGGGGTCCGGTACCCGCCCAAGGTGATCGTGTCGCCCACCCACGGCGGCCAGGGCGTGACCGGGCTGCGGATCGGTCCGGGCGTGCGGGTCACGGGCGACGAGCCCGGCGCCGCGCTCCCGGTGTCGGGCACGCAGTACGTCGCGGCCGACGGGTCGGCCCCCGCGTTGGGCGCTGGGCCGAAGGTCGGGCTGGTACGCACGCCCCAGGGCCTCGTCGTCTCCGGCACCACGGTTCGCGGCAAGGTGCCCATCACCGGTGACGAGGCCGGCGAGCACCTCCGCATCACCGGCGAAGCCGAACAGAAGTTGGACGACGACCTGACCCCACGCAGCGACGGCGCCTACCGTTCCACGCAGTTCCCGCGCCGGGCCGACCCGCACGGAGCGACCGCGGTCATCCAGCCTGGAATAGCCGCCTCGCACGGGGACGGGCCCGGGCTGGCGACCACCGACGGCGGGCTGGCCGTCACCGGCACGGCCGTCGGCCGCAGCGCGCGCGTCACCGGGAACGAGGCCGGCGTCTGCCGCCCGATCACCGGCGACCAGTACCAGGACCTTTCCTCGTACTCCAGCGAGTGCGGCGGCACCGGTGGCGGTACCGCGCCGGCCGCGCACCTCAACCGGGCGCGTCTGGACCCGGTGACCGCCGGCAAGGTGACGGTGGCGCAGACTTGGGGGGGCCAGCGCGTCACCGGTCCCAGCGTGGAGCACCGCCCCAACGTCACCGGCGACGAGCCGGGTGCCTGCCGCCCGCTGACCGGCACGCCTTACCAGGGGCCATCCACCATCTTCGGCTGGTGCGAGCCCGACGAGGGCGAGTCCGCGGCCCAGCGTCTCGCGTCCAGGCCGGAAGGTGTGGCCGTGACCGGCGACCTTCCCGTGCCCGCCGAGGCGGTCACCGGCACCGAGCGCGGCCAGCGGCACACTGTCACCGGCACGTCCTACTACGGCGATCTGCGGGCCGCGGAGCCGGCGGCCGACGACTGGGCCCGCTGGCAGCCCTTCCCGGGGGCCCTGGCGCGGCGCCTGGCAGGCAGGGAGAGCGACGACGCCGAGACCGACAACGCGGCGCCGCCCGCTTCCACCGTGCCTGGCTCCATCACCGGGTCCTTCGCCGTCGGCGAAGGCAAGGTGACCGGCAACAACGAGTTCCTGTTCCGGCCCCGGCTGAACCGTAACGGCAAGCCACCGGCGGTCACGGGCGAGGGGCGCACCGACGGTCGTCCGATCACCGGTTCCCCCGCCGCCTGGACGGCCCACGACCGGGTCACCGGGACCGAGGGCTACATCGCAGCCGGGCGCAACCCCAGCGAGGGCGGCGGCGAGCCCAACGGCTGGGCGGGCGCGCTCAAGTTCCGGCACCTGGCCACGCCCGGAGCACCGCCCGAGGACCAGAAGGTCACCGGCCGCTCCGGCTGGAACCCGAAGGCGGCGGCAATGGTCACCGTCTCCGGGGGTGGCCAAGGATGA
- a CDS encoding ribulose bisphosphate carboxylase small subunit has product MHVEPYPPTPRHVETFSYLPPMTPERLRYQIAYIIESGWIPAIEHTEPEKSFSNFWYLWKLPLFGERSVDKVLAELDECHRANPGHHVRLLGYDNYMQSQGTAFIVHRADAGLGQWASNGARSNGARSNGAR; this is encoded by the coding sequence ATGCACGTTGAGCCCTACCCGCCCACCCCGCGCCATGTGGAGACCTTCTCCTACCTGCCACCGATGACGCCCGAGCGGCTCCGCTACCAGATCGCGTACATCATCGAGTCCGGCTGGATACCGGCCATCGAACACACGGAGCCCGAGAAGTCCTTCTCGAACTTCTGGTACCTGTGGAAGCTCCCGCTCTTCGGTGAGCGGTCGGTCGACAAGGTCCTGGCCGAGCTCGACGAGTGCCACCGCGCCAATCCCGGTCACCACGTGCGCCTCCTCGGCTACGACAACTACATGCAGAGTCAGGGCACGGCCTTCATCGTCCACCGGGCTGATGCCGGCCTGGGGCAGTGGGCGTCCAATGGAGCCCGCTCCAATGGAGCCCGCTCCAATGGAGCCCGCTGA